One genomic region from Streptomyces sp. NBC_01304 encodes:
- a CDS encoding VOC family protein: protein MLTAVDHVQLAAPPGSEDRLRAYYAGILGMTELPKPPALAARGGCWFEAGGVQLHLGIEADFRPARKAHPGLRVRDIEAYAARLAGRGAEVIWDKELPGHRRFYSSDPVGNRLEFLEPVDPPS, encoded by the coding sequence GTGCTGACCGCCGTCGACCACGTCCAGCTCGCCGCCCCACCCGGCAGCGAGGACCGACTCCGTGCGTACTACGCCGGCATCCTCGGCATGACGGAGCTGCCCAAGCCCCCTGCCCTCGCGGCACGCGGGGGCTGCTGGTTCGAGGCCGGCGGCGTACAGCTGCATCTCGGGATCGAAGCGGACTTCAGGCCCGCGCGAAAGGCGCATCCGGGGCTTCGGGTACGTGACATCGAGGCGTACGCGGCCAGGCTCGCGGGCCGTGGCGCCGAGGTGATCTGGGACAAGGAGCTGCCGGGCCATCGGCGCTTCTACTCGTCCGACCCGGTGGGCAACCGGCTCGAATTCCTGGAGCCGGTCGACCCACCGTCGTGA
- a CDS encoding trans-aconitate 2-methyltransferase yields the protein MHSAPTWDPQQYLRHQGHRTRPFLDLLARISDLPDTGGVPARIADLGCGPGNVTALLAERWPTAHITGLDSSREMLAKAEKYAGTTPGGGFLEFREADAAHWTPDGTYDLIVSNAALQWVPNHPESFPRWIEHLRPGGVFAFQVPGNFTSPSHALLGELCDAPQWRDRLGTHGRRYVHVLDPAEYLTRLADLGCEADTWETTYSQLLAGEDPVLDWVKGTALRPVLTALDGDPTAIAEFLTEYRDLLRKAYPSGPHGTVFPFRRIFAVARKRG from the coding sequence ATGCATTCCGCACCAACCTGGGATCCACAGCAATACCTCCGGCACCAGGGGCACCGCACCAGGCCCTTCCTGGATCTGCTCGCCCGCATATCGGACCTGCCGGACACCGGTGGCGTCCCCGCCCGCATCGCCGACCTGGGCTGCGGCCCCGGCAATGTCACCGCGCTCCTCGCCGAGCGCTGGCCCACCGCCCACATCACGGGACTCGACAGCTCCCGCGAAATGCTCGCCAAGGCCGAGAAGTACGCGGGCACCACGCCCGGCGGCGGCTTCCTCGAGTTCCGCGAGGCCGACGCCGCGCACTGGACGCCCGACGGCACGTACGACCTGATCGTCTCCAACGCGGCGCTCCAGTGGGTGCCCAACCACCCGGAGTCCTTCCCGCGCTGGATCGAACACCTGCGTCCCGGCGGGGTCTTCGCCTTCCAGGTCCCGGGGAACTTCACCTCGCCCAGCCACGCCCTGCTCGGCGAACTCTGCGACGCCCCGCAGTGGCGCGACCGCCTCGGCACCCACGGTCGGCGCTACGTCCATGTCCTGGACCCCGCCGAGTACTTGACCCGCCTGGCCGACCTGGGCTGTGAGGCGGACACCTGGGAGACGACGTACAGCCAGCTCCTGGCGGGCGAGGACCCGGTCCTCGACTGGGTCAAGGGCACCGCCCTGCGCCCCGTCCTCACCGCCCTCGATGGCGACCCGACGGCCATTGCCGAATTCCTCACCGAATACCGGGACTTGCTCCGCAAGGCCTACCCGTCGGGCCCGCACGGCACGGTCTTCCCGTTCCGCCGGATCTTCGCCGTGGCGAGAAAGAGGGGCTGA
- a CDS encoding sodium:solute symporter family protein encodes MQYLAEGLRLPTNGLDYAILAIYFAVVLGIGFAARRSVKTSLDFFLSGRSLPAWVTGLAFVAANLGATEILGMAATGAQYGVAVVHWYWIGAIPAMVFLGLVMMPFYYGSKVRSVPEFLLQRFDKSAHLLSSVLFAFAAILIAGVNLYALSIVVEALLGWPQWVAIVVAGLFVLAYITIGGLSSAIYNEVLQFFVILAALIPICIIGLKKVGGWDGLTGSIEKSHGDNFLTAWGGTGIGDANPLGANWLTIILGLGFVLSFGYWTTNFAEVQRALSAKNLSAAKRTPLIAAFPKMFIVFLVMIPGLVAAVLVPKIGTAGSDLTYNDAIPYLMQELLPNGVLGIAVTGLLAAFMAGMAANISSFNTVFTYDIWAKYAKTGKPDAYYLRFGRLITAIGVLASIGTAFIASSFSNIMGYLQTLFSFFNVPMFVVFIIGMFWKRASMKSGVWGLLAGTTAAMVNYFWIYKQGVIDIPTDQGANFVSAIVGFVAGAVVMVVVTLFTAPKPEAELAGLVYGTRSPGMEEPPEDGDDAWYRRPALLGWGAIVLAAACYIPYSF; translated from the coding sequence ATGCAATACCTGGCCGAAGGGCTTCGGCTCCCCACCAACGGGCTGGATTACGCAATCCTGGCGATCTACTTCGCCGTGGTGCTCGGCATCGGCTTCGCGGCCCGGCGGAGCGTCAAGACCAGCCTCGACTTCTTCCTCTCCGGACGCTCCCTGCCCGCCTGGGTCACGGGTCTCGCCTTTGTCGCGGCGAACCTCGGGGCCACCGAGATCCTCGGCATGGCGGCCACCGGCGCCCAGTACGGCGTGGCCGTCGTGCACTGGTACTGGATCGGCGCCATCCCGGCGATGGTCTTCCTGGGCCTCGTGATGATGCCCTTCTACTACGGCTCGAAGGTCCGAAGCGTCCCCGAGTTCCTGCTCCAGCGGTTCGACAAGTCCGCACATCTGCTCAGCTCGGTCCTGTTCGCCTTCGCCGCGATCCTGATCGCGGGCGTCAACCTGTACGCCCTGTCGATCGTCGTGGAGGCGCTGCTCGGCTGGCCGCAGTGGGTGGCGATCGTGGTGGCCGGGCTCTTCGTGCTCGCGTACATCACCATCGGCGGTCTCTCCTCGGCGATCTACAACGAAGTGCTCCAGTTCTTCGTGATCCTCGCCGCGCTCATCCCGATCTGCATCATCGGCCTGAAGAAGGTCGGCGGCTGGGACGGTCTCACCGGCTCGATCGAGAAGTCGCACGGGGACAACTTCCTCACCGCCTGGGGCGGCACCGGCATCGGTGACGCCAACCCGCTCGGCGCCAACTGGCTGACGATCATCCTCGGCCTGGGCTTCGTGCTCTCCTTCGGCTACTGGACGACCAACTTCGCCGAGGTGCAGCGCGCCCTGTCCGCGAAGAACCTGTCCGCGGCCAAGCGCACCCCGCTGATCGCGGCCTTCCCGAAGATGTTCATCGTCTTCCTGGTGATGATCCCCGGTCTGGTCGCCGCCGTCCTGGTCCCGAAGATCGGTACCGCCGGCTCGGACCTGACGTACAACGACGCGATCCCCTACCTGATGCAGGAACTGCTGCCCAACGGTGTCCTCGGCATCGCGGTGACCGGTCTGCTCGCGGCCTTCATGGCGGGCATGGCGGCGAACATCTCGTCCTTCAACACCGTGTTCACGTACGACATCTGGGCCAAGTACGCGAAGACCGGCAAGCCCGACGCGTACTACCTGCGCTTCGGCCGGCTGATCACCGCGATCGGCGTCCTGGCCTCCATCGGGACGGCCTTCATCGCCTCGTCGTTCTCGAACATCATGGGGTACCTGCAGACCCTGTTCTCCTTCTTCAACGTGCCGATGTTCGTCGTCTTCATCATCGGCATGTTCTGGAAGCGGGCCTCCATGAAGTCCGGTGTGTGGGGCCTGCTCGCGGGCACCACGGCCGCGATGGTCAACTACTTCTGGATCTACAAGCAGGGCGTCATCGACATCCCGACCGACCAGGGCGCCAACTTCGTCTCCGCGATCGTCGGCTTCGTCGCCGGCGCCGTGGTCATGGTCGTGGTCACCCTCTTCACCGCCCCCAAGCCGGAGGCCGAGCTGGCCGGTCTGGTGTACGGAACGCGCTCGCCGGGGATGGAGGAGCCGCCCGAGGACGGCGACGACGCCTGGTACCGCAGGCCCGCCCTGCTCGGCTGGGGCGCGATCGTGCTCGCCGCCGCCTGCTACATCCCGTACTCCTTCTGA
- the galK gene encoding galactokinase, producing MSVAERFEELYGQAPEGVWAAPGRVNLIGEHTDYNDGFVMPFALPHTALAAVRRRDDGVLRLHSADIGDAPVSLDVDALAPGGPGAWTDYPAGVVWALRDAGHKVGGADIHIASTVPTGAGLSSSAALEVVTALALNDLYELGLERGKLARLCQRAENVYVGAPTGIMDQTASACCTDGHALFLDTRDLAQRQVPFDLAAEGMQLLVVDTRVKHSHSEGEYGKRRAGCEAGAAALGVSALRDVPFEGLSEALARLDDEEVRRLVRHIVTENRRVERVIELLSAGDVRAIGAVLVEGHASLRDDFRISCPELDLVVASAVDAGALGARMTGGGFGGSAIVLAEVDAVEAITKAVVAAFAGAGFSEPRVFAATPSPGARRVE from the coding sequence ATGAGCGTCGCCGAGCGTTTCGAGGAGCTGTACGGGCAGGCCCCCGAGGGGGTCTGGGCCGCGCCGGGCCGGGTCAATCTGATCGGTGAGCACACCGATTACAACGACGGCTTCGTGATGCCCTTCGCCCTGCCGCACACCGCGCTCGCCGCCGTCCGGCGCCGCGACGACGGGGTGCTGCGGCTGCACTCCGCGGACATCGGCGACGCTCCCGTCTCCCTCGACGTGGACGCGCTGGCACCCGGCGGTCCCGGTGCGTGGACCGACTACCCGGCCGGTGTCGTGTGGGCGCTGCGGGACGCCGGGCACAAGGTGGGCGGCGCCGACATCCACATCGCGTCGACCGTGCCGACCGGGGCGGGGCTCTCCTCCTCGGCGGCGCTGGAGGTCGTCACCGCGCTCGCACTCAACGACCTGTACGAACTCGGCCTGGAGCGCGGCAAGTTGGCCCGGCTGTGCCAGCGCGCCGAGAACGTGTACGTCGGGGCGCCGACCGGGATCATGGACCAGACGGCCTCGGCCTGCTGCACGGACGGGCACGCGCTGTTCCTCGACACGCGTGATCTCGCCCAACGCCAGGTGCCGTTCGACCTCGCGGCCGAGGGCATGCAGCTCCTGGTCGTCGACACGCGCGTCAAGCACTCGCACAGCGAGGGCGAGTACGGCAAGCGCCGGGCGGGCTGCGAGGCGGGTGCCGCGGCGCTCGGGGTCTCCGCGTTGCGGGATGTGCCTTTCGAGGGCCTGTCCGAGGCCCTTGCGCGTCTTGACGACGAGGAAGTGCGTCGTCTCGTGCGGCACATCGTCACCGAGAACCGGCGGGTCGAGCGCGTCATCGAGCTGCTCTCGGCGGGGGACGTGCGGGCGATCGGGGCGGTCCTCGTCGAGGGGCACGCGTCGTTGCGGGACGACTTCCGCATCTCCTGCCCGGAGTTGGACCTGGTGGTGGCTTCGGCGGTGGACGCCGGGGCGTTGGGGGCGCGGATGACCGGGGGTGGGTTCGGGGGGTCGGCGATCGTGCTCGCCGAGGTCGACGCGGTCGAGGCGATCACGAAGGCTGTCGTGGCTGCGTTCGCGGGGGCGGGGTTCTCGGAGCCTCGAGTGTTCGCTGCGACGCCGTCGCCGGGTGCGCGTCGGGTGGAGTGA
- a CDS encoding TetR/AcrR family transcriptional regulator, with protein MIEGVATDSNSSGSGSGSSNEKPRRARRTRMTGAERRQQLLDIGRTLFAEKGFEATSVEEIAAKAGVSKPVVYEHFGGKEGLYAVVVDREMQRLLDMVTSSLTAGHPRELCEQAAFALLDYIEEYTDGFRILVRDSPVAQSTGTFASLISDIATQVEDILGLEFKARGFDPKLAPLYAQALVGSVALTGQWWVNTRKPKKAEVAAHLVNLAWHGLGNLEAKPRLIGHRKS; from the coding sequence ATGATTGAGGGCGTGGCGACCGACTCGAACTCCTCAGGCTCAGGTTCAGGCAGCAGCAACGAAAAGCCCAGGCGGGCCCGCCGGACCCGGATGACCGGTGCCGAGCGGCGTCAGCAGCTCCTGGACATCGGTCGCACGCTCTTCGCGGAGAAGGGCTTCGAGGCCACGTCGGTGGAGGAGATCGCGGCGAAGGCCGGGGTCTCCAAGCCGGTGGTGTACGAGCACTTCGGCGGCAAGGAGGGGCTGTACGCGGTGGTGGTGGACCGCGAGATGCAGCGGCTGCTCGACATGGTGACGAGCTCGCTGACGGCCGGGCACCCGCGCGAGCTGTGCGAGCAGGCGGCGTTCGCGCTCCTCGACTACATCGAGGAGTACACGGACGGCTTCCGCATCCTGGTCCGCGACTCCCCCGTCGCCCAGTCGACGGGCACCTTCGCCTCGCTGATCTCCGACATCGCCACCCAGGTCGAGGACATCCTCGGCCTGGAGTTCAAGGCCCGCGGCTTCGACCCGAAGCTGGCTCCCCTCTATGCCCAGGCCCTGGTCGGCAGCGTCGCGCTGACCGGCCAGTGGTGGGTCAACACCCGCAAGCCGAAGAAGGCCGAGGTGGCCGCGCACCTGGTGAACCTGGCCTGGCACGGCCTGGGCAACCTGGAGGCGAAGCCGCGGTTGATAGGGCATCGCAAGAGCTGA
- the galT gene encoding galactose-1-phosphate uridylyltransferase, translating into MKKTSTRLADGRELIYYDLRDDVVREAVDRRPLDAVATSSEIRRDPLLGDSIAIASHRQGRTYHPPADECPLCPSAGEKLSEIPDTAYDVAVFENRFPSLAGDSGRCEVVCFTSDHDASFADLTEEQAALVLEAWTDRTAELSHLPSVAQVFCFENRGAEIGVTLGHPHGQIYGYPFVTPRTALMLRSLAQHREDTGENLFDNLLDAEMAGERVVLEGEHWVAFVPYAAHWPYEVHLYPKRRVPDLLALDDAARTEFPQIYLELLRRFDRIFGPAEPPTPYIAAWHQAPFASLEEYGVGRDDFGLHLELFTIRRTSGKLKFLAGSESGMSVFINDVPPETAAKRLREVASS; encoded by the coding sequence GTGAAGAAGACCTCGACCCGGCTCGCCGACGGTCGTGAGCTCATCTACTACGACCTCCGCGACGACGTCGTCCGCGAGGCCGTCGACCGGCGTCCCCTGGACGCCGTCGCCACCAGCTCCGAGATCCGGCGCGACCCCCTGCTCGGCGACTCGATCGCGATCGCCTCGCACCGCCAGGGCCGCACCTATCACCCGCCGGCCGACGAGTGCCCGCTCTGCCCGTCCGCGGGCGAGAAGCTGAGCGAGATCCCGGACACCGCCTACGACGTGGCCGTCTTCGAGAACCGCTTCCCCTCGCTGGCCGGTGACTCGGGCCGCTGCGAGGTCGTCTGCTTCACCTCGGACCACGACGCGTCCTTCGCCGACCTCACCGAGGAGCAGGCCGCCCTGGTCCTGGAGGCCTGGACGGACCGGACCGCCGAGCTGTCCCATCTGCCGTCCGTGGCCCAGGTGTTCTGCTTCGAGAACCGCGGCGCCGAGATCGGCGTCACCCTCGGCCACCCGCACGGCCAGATCTACGGCTACCCCTTCGTCACCCCGCGCACCGCCCTGATGCTGCGCTCGCTCGCCCAGCACCGCGAGGACACCGGGGAGAACCTCTTCGACAATCTGCTCGACGCCGAGATGGCCGGCGAGCGGGTCGTCCTGGAGGGCGAGCACTGGGTGGCGTTCGTGCCGTACGCCGCCCACTGGCCCTACGAGGTGCACCTGTACCCCAAGCGCCGGGTGCCGGACCTGCTGGCCCTGGACGACGCGGCGCGCACAGAGTTCCCACAGATCTACCTGGAACTCTTGAGGCGCTTCGACCGGATCTTCGGCCCCGCCGAGCCGCCCACCCCGTACATCGCGGCCTGGCACCAAGCCCCCTTCGCCTCCCTGGAGGAGTACGGCGTGGGCCGGGACGACTTCGGGCTCCACCTTGAGCTTTTCACCATTCGCCGCACTTCCGGCAAGCTGAAGTTCCTCGCGGGTTCCGAATCCGGCATGAGTGTGTTCATCAACGACGTGCCGCCGGAGACCGCGGCAAAGCGACTGCGAGAGGTAGCGAGTTCATGA
- the galE gene encoding UDP-glucose 4-epimerase GalE — MSGKYLVTGGAGYVGSVVAAHLLEAGHQVTVLDNLATGFREGVPAGAEFIEGDIKDAAKWLDRSYDAVLHFAAFSQVGESVVKPEKYWDNNVGGTMALLAAMRAAGVKQLVFSSTAATYGEPVNTPITESDPTAPTSPYGASKLAVDHMITGECTAHGLRAVSLRYFNVAGAYGSYGERHDPESHLIPLVLQVAQGRREAISVFGEDYPTPDGTCVRDYIHVADLAEAHLLALKAPADGEHLICNLGNGEGFSVRQVIETVRQVTGHPIPEVVAPRRGGDPAVLVASAATAHDRLGWRPSRADLAGIVADAWAFAQRDQ, encoded by the coding sequence ATGAGCGGGAAGTACCTGGTCACCGGCGGTGCGGGATATGTCGGCAGCGTAGTGGCGGCGCATCTCCTTGAGGCCGGGCATCAGGTCACCGTCCTCGACAACCTCGCCACCGGCTTCCGCGAGGGCGTGCCCGCGGGCGCCGAGTTCATCGAGGGCGACATCAAGGACGCCGCCAAGTGGCTGGACCGCTCCTACGACGCGGTGCTGCACTTCGCCGCCTTCTCGCAGGTCGGCGAGTCCGTCGTGAAGCCCGAGAAGTACTGGGACAACAACGTCGGCGGCACCATGGCGCTGCTCGCCGCGATGCGCGCGGCGGGCGTCAAGCAGCTGGTCTTCTCCTCGACGGCGGCGACGTACGGCGAACCGGTGAACACCCCCATCACCGAGTCCGACCCGACCGCCCCCACCAGCCCGTACGGCGCCTCGAAGCTCGCCGTCGACCACATGATCACCGGCGAGTGCACGGCCCACGGGCTGCGCGCGGTCTCGCTGCGCTACTTCAACGTGGCCGGTGCGTACGGAAGTTACGGCGAGCGGCACGACCCGGAGTCGCACCTCATCCCGCTCGTGCTCCAGGTCGCGCAGGGCCGGCGCGAGGCCATCTCGGTCTTCGGCGAGGACTATCCGACGCCGGACGGGACGTGCGTACGCGACTACATCCACGTCGCCGATCTCGCCGAGGCCCACCTGCTCGCGCTCAAGGCCCCGGCCGACGGCGAGCATCTGATCTGCAACCTGGGCAACGGCGAGGGCTTCTCCGTCCGCCAGGTCATCGAGACCGTCCGCCAGGTCACCGGGCACCCGATCCCCGAGGTCGTGGCCCCGCGCCGCGGCGGCGACCCGGCCGTGCTCGTCGCCTCCGCCGCGACCGCCCACGACCGGCTCGGCTGGCGCCCGTCCCGCGCGGACCTCGCGGGAATCGTCGCCGACGCCTGGGCCTTCGCCCAGCGCGACCAGTAG
- a CDS encoding response regulator transcription factor, whose amino-acid sequence MVRIRVLVVDDHRIFAESLAAALAAEPDVDVSAAGSGPAALRCMERAVAEGRRFDVLLVDADLGTGVVVPGARAAVPVREGAEDGYVDGISLVAGVRSGQPAVRTVVLAEKDDPRRAALALQAGACGWVAKDCSLSRLLTVIRGVLKDETHLPPALLTGVLRELTAARKHRTESERLVESLTPREREVLRCMVAGLGRKAVAERLFLSPHTVRTHMQNVLGKLGVHSTLAAVALARRAGVGPVDLAGDVVERGGQLA is encoded by the coding sequence GTGGTTCGAATCCGGGTCCTGGTCGTTGACGACCATCGCATCTTCGCCGAGTCGCTCGCAGCCGCCCTCGCGGCCGAGCCCGACGTGGACGTAAGCGCGGCCGGCAGCGGCCCCGCAGCACTGCGCTGCATGGAGCGGGCGGTAGCCGAAGGGCGCAGATTCGATGTCCTGCTCGTCGACGCGGACCTCGGCACCGGCGTCGTGGTGCCCGGAGCCCGCGCGGCGGTGCCCGTGCGCGAGGGCGCCGAGGACGGCTATGTGGACGGCATCTCCCTTGTGGCAGGCGTCCGTTCGGGCCAGCCCGCGGTGCGCACGGTCGTGCTCGCGGAGAAGGACGACCCGCGTCGCGCGGCCCTCGCCCTGCAGGCGGGCGCCTGTGGCTGGGTCGCCAAGGACTGCTCCCTGTCCCGACTGCTGACCGTCATACGCGGCGTGCTCAAGGATGAGACGCATCTGCCGCCCGCCCTGCTCACCGGCGTCCTGCGCGAGCTCACCGCGGCCCGCAAACACCGCACCGAGAGCGAACGGCTGGTCGAATCCCTCACCCCGCGCGAGCGCGAAGTGCTCCGCTGCATGGTCGCGGGCCTGGGGCGCAAAGCAGTTGCCGAGCGCCTGTTCCTGTCACCGCACACCGTCCGTACGCACATGCAGAACGTGCTCGGCAAGCTGGGCGTGCACTCCACCCTCGCGGCCGTCGCTTTGGCGCGCAGGGCCGGGGTCGGACCCGTCGACCTAGCTGGGGATGTTGTCGAACGGGGCGGTCAACTGGCGTAG
- the tamR gene encoding MarR family transcriptional regulator TamR, whose amino-acid sequence MEDEVDRLVAAWRRERPDLDVEPLEVLSRVSRLARHLDRARRLAFSEHNLEPWEFDVLTSLRRAGAPYQLSPGQLLTQTLVTSGTMTNRIDRLAKKGLVERLPDPSDRRGVLVRLTPEGRDRADQALAGLLDQERAILAELSRGQRGELAGLLRQLTAPFDNIPS is encoded by the coding sequence ATGGAGGACGAGGTCGATCGGCTGGTCGCAGCATGGCGCCGGGAGCGCCCCGACCTCGACGTGGAACCGCTCGAGGTGCTGAGCCGCGTCAGCAGGCTCGCCCGCCATCTGGACCGCGCCCGCAGGCTCGCCTTCTCGGAGCACAACCTGGAGCCGTGGGAGTTCGACGTCCTCACGTCGCTGCGCCGGGCCGGCGCCCCGTACCAGCTCTCACCGGGTCAACTGCTCACCCAAACCCTCGTGACCTCGGGCACGATGACCAACCGCATCGACCGCCTCGCCAAGAAAGGCCTGGTGGAGCGGCTGCCCGACCCCAGCGACCGGCGCGGTGTGCTCGTACGGCTGACCCCTGAGGGGCGCGACCGCGCGGACCAGGCGCTGGCCGGACTGCTTGACCAGGAGCGGGCCATCCTCGCCGAGCTGTCCCGTGGGCAGCGGGGCGAACTGGCCGGGTTGCTACGCCAGTTGACCGCCCCGTTCGACAACATCCCCAGCTAG
- a CDS encoding acyl-CoA desaturase, with protein MTTSSDLLDQEDPASQTGATPPPSSATRGGDQKRSLEQITLLFFIVVPFLAVLAAVPLAWGWGVSWLDLGLLVFMYYLGCHGVTIGFHRYFTHGSFKAKRPLRIALAIAGSMAVEGPLVRWVADHRRHHKFSDAEGDPHSPWRFGETVPALMKGLWWAHIGWMFDEERTPQDKYAPDLIKDTAIRRISRDFIFWTLLSLAIPPVVGGLVTMSWWGAFTAFFWGSLVRVALLHHVTWSINSICHAVGKRPFKSRDRSGNVWWLAVLSCGESWHNLHHADPTSARHGVMRGQLDSSARIIRWCEQLGWAYDVRWPSAARIDARRKTEPADAA; from the coding sequence ATGACCACGAGCTCGGATCTGCTCGACCAAGAGGACCCGGCGTCGCAAACCGGTGCCACTCCCCCGCCGTCGTCGGCGACGCGCGGCGGCGATCAGAAGAGGTCGCTGGAACAGATCACGCTGCTGTTCTTCATCGTCGTCCCGTTTCTCGCGGTGCTCGCCGCGGTGCCGCTGGCCTGGGGCTGGGGGGTGAGCTGGCTGGACCTCGGCCTGCTCGTCTTCATGTACTACCTGGGCTGCCACGGCGTGACCATCGGCTTCCACCGCTACTTCACGCACGGATCGTTCAAGGCCAAGCGCCCGCTGCGGATCGCGCTCGCCATCGCCGGCTCGATGGCCGTCGAGGGCCCGCTGGTGCGGTGGGTCGCCGACCATCGCAGGCACCACAAGTTCTCCGACGCCGAGGGCGACCCGCATTCGCCGTGGCGCTTCGGCGAGACGGTGCCGGCCCTGATGAAGGGCCTGTGGTGGGCGCACATCGGCTGGATGTTCGACGAGGAGCGGACGCCGCAGGACAAGTACGCGCCCGACCTGATCAAGGACACGGCGATCCGCCGGATCTCCCGCGACTTCATCTTCTGGACGTTGCTGTCGCTGGCCATCCCGCCGGTCGTGGGCGGTCTGGTCACCATGTCCTGGTGGGGCGCGTTCACCGCGTTCTTCTGGGGTTCCCTGGTCCGTGTCGCGCTCCTGCACCACGTCACGTGGTCGATCAACTCGATCTGCCACGCGGTGGGCAAACGTCCCTTCAAGTCCCGGGACCGCTCGGGGAACGTGTGGTGGCTGGCCGTGCTGTCCTGTGGTGAGTCCTGGCACAACCTGCACCACGCGGACCCGACGTCGGCGCGGCACGGGGTGATGCGCGGGCAGCTGGACTCGTCGGCGCGGATCATCCGCTGGTGCGAGCAGCTGGGCTGGGCGTATGACGTGCGCTGGCCCTCGGCGGCGCGGATCGACGCCCGGCGCAAGACCGAGCCTGCCGACGCGGCATGA